The sequence below is a genomic window from Microcebus murinus isolate Inina chromosome 4, M.murinus_Inina_mat1.0, whole genome shotgun sequence.
CAGCAAGTCCTATCcattttaccttcaaaatatcCCACAGCATAGACAGATTTCACCAGCTCCACCTCTGCTGCCCTAGTTCTGCAATCCCCCCAAAATTGTCACATTGAGACTACCACAAGTGTCCCTGCTTCTACACTTGCCTCTATGATCCAGTCTCCACAAAGCAGTGATCTTTTCATAATGAAAAGTTCAtcaattctactttctgcttacccacccctcccccatgatTTCCCACTGGTTCTAGAATAAAATCCATTCTTCACCCTGATTTACAAAAGCCCTACATTATATGGTCTTTGCTGCCCCCTCCAGCCTCATCTTTTACCACTCTTCCTTGGGGTTCACCACCCTCCAAACACACTGGCTTTTCTCTTCACCACATTCATCAAGCTTGTTCCTTTATTAGGATTTTGCACTATTTTCTCCACTAGGAAGGTTTTGTCCCATACCACACAGCTATTTGGGTATTACTTCAAAATGTATGGTcagccaaggcgggtggatcgctcgaggtcaggagttcaaaaccagcctgagcaagagcaagaccccgtctctactataaattaaaaaaagaaattaattggccaactaatatatatagaaaaaaaaaaaattagccgggcatggtggcgcatgcctgtagtcccaggtactcaggaggctgaggcagaaggattgcttgagcccaggagtttgaggttgctgtgagctaggctgatgccatggcactcactccagcctgggaaacaaagcgagactctgtctcaaaaaaaaaaaaaaaagtatggtcaGGAAGGGTCTTTACTGACCACTCAATCTAAAGTCGTGTCGAGTTACTCTGTCTTATATCACCCAAATTTAAGTCTCTGTATAggacttactttttaaaacttgtttattttataatgtaagcTCCATAAAACCTTGCCTATCTTGTTCCCCATCTAGAAAGGTTCCTGGTaaatagtagatgctcaaaaaaaTTGTGTAAAGAAATGGATGAGTGGCATCAGATACTTAAGTAATCCAAGTCCAAACTAGGGACATCAGACAGTTCATTTGTAAGAAATCAAAAAGAATGGGCTTTCCCAGCTCCTTGGCACCTGAAAGCTCAAGTTACACTTTGACTGAGGACCTGGTTCCAATCAGACAGGATAAccacaacagaaagaaaatgagctaTTTCTGGGTAATGATTAGATCTGAAATCTTATCCCAAGATTATCACCAGCCTCTTTAACTGGTTACAGATTTGCCATCTATTTACTTAACTGCATAGGAACGGGGAGCCATCATAAACTCACTTGCCTGACTCAGAGTAAGTTCTTGGCTTTCCACTCCTTTAAGCATTTTAGCAATGAATCATTCCAACACTGTTtctaattagccgggcatggtggtacatgcctgtagtcccagctactcgggagactgaggcagcagtattgcttgagcccaggagtttgaggttgctgtgagctgggctgacgccaaggcactcactttagcctgggcaacaaagcgagactctgtctcaaaaaaaaaaaaacaacaacaacaaccctGTTTCTACAATGCTTAgagggaaaaatacatttaaatatgacTCCAACCTCTATGatatggcaaaaatatttattaaaatacatttttcaattttttactttattgcaaGGAACCCCTGTAATTCACGCTTTTATCCTAAATGAGATAGCAAATACTAAACATGGAATATaaagaagtgattttaaaaacCCACATAGTAGCACAGTGAAAGAAATGGAATTCCCTAGGGTTTTTGAGAATTCAAAATGGCATCTTAGGTGATCTAAGAAACCAATTATAgtctcttttttccatttcattcaagATTATCAGAGTCAGGTTATTACTACCTgttttagaagtaaaatatatatatgtgcttTCCACTAGTCCACAGTTTTCTGGTCAGCTGGCCTCAACAGATTCTCATATCTCAGCCCATCTGCCTTTGGTGATGGCCAGAAGATCTCAATGCCCCAGGCAGCAAGGCTTCCTGCTGATTTCTACTTAAGATCCATGAACCGGATATCCATGATGAGAAGGAAGTTCTTAGGCAGTGGGCGGGGGGCTGGAGACAGGACAGTAAATACCTGGTGCTCCAGGTCCACACTGGTCACCACAATGAAGCCAGCCACACTTGTCTCGGAAAGGTTCTCCTCTGTACCCTCAGCAGTGCTAACACTCAATAGATGGTGCACCATATCTCGGCCAGGGGTTACAGGTACTAGCTTGAGCTGATTGTCCTCCTGAGACATGCCTAAAGGCAAGCAAGAGTCTGGGATGGTGGGTGCCCCAACTTTGTAGATTTTCACATCTGAAAATTTGACATTGAAGGCATGGGGATAGAAACAGCCTCTGAACCCATAGAAATACTCACGGATGCGCTCGTCCCTACATTCCCGCCTGAAGTCCTTGGAGCGCTCCACCACGCCCCCTGATTTAGGGAGCAGCACAGTGCGTACAAAGTGGGGCAGGTCCCGTTTCAGTTCATTGTACAGTCGTTCTTGATCCAGAACCACGACTACATCCACCTCAAAAGCTGAGGCTGCATGCACCAGGGCCTGGTAACCAGAGCCCTTGACCCAGCCACAAGTGTTAATGACACAGCCACTCACAGATGCCCTTCGGTTCACCTCGCACCTTTGGTTGAACACATCTGCTAAACGAGATGTAATCTGCAAAAGAAAGCATCAAGGTGAGAACAATAAGGACAAAAAGACAAAGTCAGGGAGCAGCAGCCCTTCCCTCTACCCCACCTTGGCTCTGGCTTACCTTATTATAAAGCTTGATGTTGGTACCAGGAGTGGTGGAACCAAAATGATACACCAGAGGGGCTTGGATAGAGAAACCTTCTTCCACATCTGCTGGTCGCTCAATGTAGAGAGCCCCCATGGTGCCAGGGATGGACACAGAGCCCTGGCCCACATCTAGCTCCACATAAGTGGGGCGGCGGCCCAAACGCACTGCATAGTTGAGCAGTAGGCGACACACTGTGGACTTGCCCACATCAGTGGGGCCCACTACCATCACTCGGGGGCCTcgctcttcttccttttctgcctgcCTCCGCATCTGCTCCAAGGCTGTGTGAGTGTTGAGGTAAAGCAACATAGGAGTGTCCTTGGAGACATAAGCCACCTCTGTGCGGCCACTCAGTTGCAGAGAACAGCCATGCCAAGTGAAAACAGCCACCTTGGCACCAGCATCAAAGGTGAATTTC
It includes:
- the CLP1 gene encoding polyribonucleotide 5'-hydroxyl-kinase Clp1 yields the protein MGEEASDDKKPTTKFELERETELRFEVEASQSVQLELLAGMAEIFGTELTRNKKFTFDAGAKVAVFTWHGCSLQLSGRTEVAYVSKDTPMLLYLNTHTALEQMRRQAEKEEERGPRVMVVGPTDVGKSTVCRLLLNYAVRLGRRPTYVELDVGQGSVSIPGTMGALYIERPADVEEGFSIQAPLVYHFGSTTPGTNIKLYNKITSRLADVFNQRCEVNRRASVSGCVINTCGWVKGSGYQALVHAASAFEVDVVVVLDQERLYNELKRDLPHFVRTVLLPKSGGVVERSKDFRRECRDERIREYFYGFRGCFYPHAFNVKFSDVKIYKVGAPTIPDSCLPLGMSQEDNQLKLVPVTPGRDMVHHLLSVSTAEGTEENLSETSVAGFIVVTSVDLEHQVFTVLSPAPRPLPKNFLLIMDIRFMDLK